The DNA window tttgtacatCACACAGCTTTAACAGTCCCAATCCCCCTTTTCTGTTCTATTATTTGCTCGTCTGTGTGTTGTGTTACTGATCCAAATGCGTTGCAGTGAGGTAGTAGTCGTCGTCATATTTTGGTACATATTTCGTCCTGCAGCGCACAAGTACTTGCACACTAATTTCAAACTGCAggatgacaggaaaaaaaaaaaaaaaacaatccagatTGCCTCAGAACACGCTGACTGTGACTTCTACATTTGAACAGGCCGTGTCGTAGCCTCGTAGAATTGTAGGTCAAAGGAATGTAGTATTTAACAGTGAATTGGTTTGAGAAGTTTTAGCCGTGACgaatgtgaaaaagaaaaaacaaaaaatctttcGGGGTTGTTACTCAGAACGGTGCGATGAAGTCGGCGGTTAGAAAGGAAAACAGGGTGAAAACAGCCACGGAAAATGACACATCTGGATTTCTTCCTCCCACGTGGATGTTTGCACTTACGTCGGATGGAGGCGCACACATGAGATGCGGGGGCACATTTTGGAATTGTGGCTGCAATAGAAATAGAAtgtacataacattttttttcatgaaatatgtGTGACTGCAAAAATCATTTGTGGCCATAAAATACCAAATTATGGCTACGGAATATGTAATGTGCCACGAATTGGGTACGTACGCGCCAAATATTCAATTTTGTCTCTGGAACACCTCGACATCTGCGTGAGCAAATGCcaaatttcgggatttcatggCCACAACTGAGCATTTTGGGCACACTTTTTATCGATGTTGTTGCAACAATtaatttctccccccccccccccccccccccccccccctcatctcATGTCTTGCGCTCCAAAATTTTGTGAGCCTTTGCAGTTACAGTATTTGCTACCGTCCCCTTCCTGTTGCATTTGTGTCCTAAAGGGCTAAAAACCTTTTTTCAGTCAGATTGTTGATCCCGCTCTTGTGAAATGATCGCAataacttttgtttgtttgtttgtttacgcGTCTTTTCAGTCAGAATGTTCTGTCCAGTTGCACAATCAGCCATGTAgctttggcattttttttttttttttttttgggtgtgaggGTGTCTCCGATTTGAAATGCTGTGAAGTGGAGCTCACGGTACTGCAGCGTGTCCTTTTTTGGCAACCGaataaatttattattattgttgttattgttattattttttaaaaagcagaagTGTCTTGTGACTGACTCAACGAAGCGCAACATTTATTCAATTTAGATCATTTTGCGACAATGTAGTCACTCTACaccttgtatgtgtgtgttaatctAGTTCCCGCAAAATAACTTAACACACACCCATTCACATTTAAACCCCTCGCAACAAAGGTGAGCGCACCCCAAAGTGAAACTGTCTAAATTGGGCTCACTTGGCCATTTTCTCTCGTGGTATTGTTTGACTCCCTCAATGCATGGTGTACATCTAgctttttaagaagaagaaaaataccaCACTGATGATGTATGAAGCAGTTTTCCCCAACTCTTAATGAGCCAAGGCGCATATTTTATCataaaatctcacagcacaccacctaTGCCACAAAACGTATATgcactgaaatgattttttttctcaatttactcacaaattaactTAACGTGAACTATACTATATATGTCGCTAGCATCGATAGCCGAACAAAGGTACAGTAAATTAACTGCGTTCTTTCCCACTTGGGAAAAACTCAAAAAGTATCACATATGTTTGCCGTTGTAggttttgaacacaaaataatgtAATGAAAATGACACGGTGTCAACAGGAGGTGAAAGTCTTCCAGAAGAAGTTGCGGCAACCCGCCTTGCGCTCTCTTTGGGAGAGCGGGAGGTGTCGCCGCATCAACGCCACGCCGACGCCCAGCTCGGGGAGCGCCTCGTCCCTCGCCGCCGCGTCGTAGAGGAGCCTGAGCAGGAGCGAGCGAGTCAAggcctaaaaaacaaaacaaacaaacaaaaaaaaaaacatccagaaagAAGTTCAGCTTCAGGtccttgctttttaaaaaaaaatttttttgcttcatttctgTGTCCCTTCAAAATAACAAAAGCTGTCAAGAAGTTAaaagttatataaaaaaaaaaaaaaaaaggtttgtactTGCAAATTAAAGAAAAAGGACATGAGGaaaagaaagtacagatatcttcAAATGTggattaaatgtaaaaagtagtcagaaaaacaagatGCCTGGAAAATATACTATCATGATTTGTCATTTTAAGACTTGACTGACTTGGTGTTCGTCATCTGCACTTCAGTAGAAGTACAAATGCgagaatgtggaaggaaacaagaaaaaaggtgGGAGAGGTGCGTTGAAAAGTGCCCCTGAAGTCGTGGCGCCCAGCCCACGTTCTGAAAGTTGTTCCGTCGGCCGACCCACCTTGTCGAGTGCCGCGTCGGCGCCGAGGCCCTCCGCGAGCCGGTCTGCCGCGTCGGGGTCGCCGGCGCTGACCCGCACCAGTGGCCCGGCGGACAACAGAAGCACAAGCAGCACGCGCGCCTGCCGCTGAAGCATCCCTGCGAGATGGTGTGACGCTCGCTCGGCCACGGCGGGGCTGATAAatagtcctcctcctcctcctcctcgtcctcatccTCGCCACGCCATTGGCTGAGGCCGAGTTGCTTGCGGGGGAGCGAGGAGATGATGAAAGTGTCACCCGAGTTTTGCTTCGTTAGCTGTTGTGAAAAGTGACTGTTAAATGTGACAGCGTGTCGGGTAGCACGTCCGCATCGCAGTCAAAGGTtccgggttcgaatctcagctcggCTTCCTCCCGCAATCCAAAAAAACACGCATGTTCGCTTCAtcggagacgctaaattgcccgtaatgTGAGAGCGAGGGGCTGTCTATTTGAATCTGCAATGCAGCTCGGGTCGTGTCGGTCAGGATTAGCGCCACGTCGGTGTCCGAGCGCGACGCGAGGCCCCCGCACGCTGAGGCGCTTTGTTAATAATGACACACAGTGTGACTCAAATGTTAACGAACAACAGCGAAGGCCAACACTCCGCCAACCTTCCCGCCGTCAGCGGGCTACGCGCCGGGGGGGCCGTTATGCAAATGTCAAGGCATCCTCGACAAACTCTCGCAACGGAGTGCGAGCTGGCCACTTCATGATCTTCACCATGGATCAATTCGAGGATGACTTGACTTCTTACGTGCGACCGCCGACGCGGCGCAAAAATGTGTCTGCGCCTTGTCAGGGTTAATTGAACGTCTTCGCCGAAACGGGGAGTCCCCTCGCCCCCGCAAGGCCGTGACTCAATTCCTGCCGTAGCGACTTACTGTTTGTCATTTGCTCAGCCAAATCGCATATTTGCCGAGaagccatttttaaatgtattggaAAACGAGAAAAAATACAGGAGAAATTCAACACGTCGATTTGACCTTTGCGGATTgcgtgacctggatgactgagaatctacacaggcAAAAAGAGAACGCGCCATTTTTAGGGAGcatagtgctatttttattaatattgtgaGAATTCAAAATCACTTACTTACTACTGCGCTAGCATAGTTTAGGCCCGGGGTACTcactgatttttatttgtttttatatattcatGGCCTCAAAGTGCTTcgatacaaatatttactgtatttgtccttactgtttttcatttacatatttttataattttggcCCAGAATTGTTTGAATAGTTACTGGAATTATCAGACTTCTAAGTTCAAAAGAGCATTAGCACATTTGTGGCGCTGCGGATGGTGGTGAGTTGATAAAagaatttatattaaaaaaaaaagaagttacatttcatttgaacacagcgctaatttaattttagttttactCGAATTACAGTAACAGGATTGCAAATCAATTCTAATGTTAGCTGTTttagctgctatgctaactTGTCAAGAACAGCTAgctattaatttttaaaaaaatacaaaaaagaaaaactgatttGAATGTTTCTTTTCCAGATCATGTGAGCAACAAAGTTGTGCTGCGTTGAGCGGCACACGCATTACTGAGTCACggaactcacttttttttctcttcctctgtCTAAAAAGGTTTGTTCCAGAGTTTTGCACGTGTTGAGAGACATAACCTCAGGGCataattagtaaaataaaattaaatatgtctgtggccaaaagaaatgttttagCAATTACAAGGAAGCAATGTCAACCAAATTATACGCAAAAAGCTGATTTAAAACGGGctttatttgttatatttgatatgtaaGTTGGTCATCAAGAGGGAGggacaagagaaaaaaattacaaaatctgAATCACTTTTACTATAGATGCATTAATATTTGGTCTCAAGACAACAACACGTGCATGTTTCTGGATTTTGTGCATGGATTATTTGAGATTTCGTTGAGAGGGACGGAAAATGTCGTCCAATTCTGGAGTGGCCCACAAACAAGTTGCTGCCGACTGATTGTTAATGAGCGTCACCCTCGGGTGTCGCGACGAGGGCCCTCCGATTGGCCGGTCGGTTCCATGAAAAGCCGGTCTCAGGCGGGCCGCATGCAGCGATGGCTTGGATCTTTGACTTGTGGTAAGCCGGTGCTGTGACAAGCCCACACAAAGATCTAAATGTTCCTATATTTTTGTGCGGCTCTGTCTTGCAGGGTGGTGTCGCTGCTCTCCGCGTTGGCGGATCCCGTTCCCGATGGTACGGAGCGAGGCCCAAGGAAAGCCCCGCGCTTCGGAAGCGCCAATTGAACAATTGAGCCTTTTTGCCCGCAGGTGTCCTGGACATGGAGTGTCACGATAGGTCCTTCGTGATAGCTGTGGACCTCTCGTTCGCCGGGGACGACGCTCGCTTCGAGGCCGTCGGTAAGTCCAGCTGTGGTTTTCCAATCAGCCTAGTTTTTCtcaatagattttattttttggggggggctgaAATTACAGAATTGGTTTGAAACTGAACACagtttattttggttttggtgTTGTCTGCTTTGGGATTTTCCATCCCATTGGTTCATTGAGTCCCAAGCATTATGAGTCATTAGTTTACCGGTGACAATTGGTTTGCTTCTCGCAGACGGGACGGGCGCGTACGCCATCACTGAGCCGTACGCGGCCAAGTGCGGCTACACGGTCACAGTCTCCCAGCCGAGCGGCCTCGTGGAGCTGCGCTCGTCCTACTTCAGCTGTCACACGGACAAGCAGGTATCTGGCAAACGTTCGGTGAAATCAGACAAACCTAGTGACGGCTTTACCGGTTTTCTTAGGATGATCGAGTGTTCACGTTCAGCTTCAAGCTGTTGGTGAAACGCGAGGGGGATGCGGTCTACACGTTGAACAAGACCTGTTCTCCAGCCCTGGCGTGGTCTCCTCGAGAGGTCTCCTGCGAGCTCAACTACATGGAGGTAGGCCTGCCGCTTCAGTTGAGCACACTTCAGTTCCAGATGTTTGCCGGTTTGTTCGCAGGTGTTGGTCAAGAGCCAAGTCTCGTGTGCTGCCGGGAAAAAGGACGACAACTGGAACATTCTCAGACATGTGAGCTTGTGTAACTTTACTGTCACCTCCATAATAACGTGACATGTCTTCActactggcaacaaaagtgagtacactgTCCAGTTTCCAGGTGGGGTCAAGATGCTTGACACCATCTGACCACCGGACACGGTTCCAGTCAGTGATCCATGTCCTTATTGTGATTTTCTACACTTGCATGTGTCCCATTTGGCAATCTTTGAGATGTTCTTGTTCCCGGCAGGCGCACAACTCGTCCACTTCAGACTGGCAGGTGATGTTCCAAAGGGACGAGGAGGAGATTGCACCGATGAGCCTCTCGGACGCCCGCAAGCAAGGCTACGCGTTTGAGGTGACCGACGGCAGGTTCATGTTCCGCGCCCCCTACGGACAGCCAGATTCGTTCATTGCCATGGTCAGAACTCTGGAAACATTTTCAAGTCCATCCCTTTGCAAACTCTAACCGCCATCACGGCGTCTCAGGTGAACAACATCCCGGTCGAGGTGGTCCACGCCACGCTGTTCTCCAGACAACGCTGGTTGGTCATCATGGTGGACCTGGTGGCTGCATGCTCCACACGTCTGTATTATTTCACTTGCCTGCAATGTCATCCTACCTCTGCGCCTCGTCACGCCTCACCTCCTGAACAGACCAGGGCGCTTACGAGGACGGCGGCCACGTGGTTTTCAAGACTCCCGAGGCGCCCTATCCCGGTCCCGATGTCACACGGATCCGTGTCGGGTTCGACGGCGCCGACGTGGTGACTGAGAACGAGACGGTCCAAATTAGAATTCCCTTGGACATCAAGGGTGGACTCAGGAAGGTCGGTATTCAAAGGTGACTGGTGaaagtactcgcactctgttcTTAACTAGCAGTAGGACCCTCTCGCAAACGAGATGTTGCATCTCAAGGGGTTTATctcttgtaaataaagaatgAAAGGTTGTTTGAAAGTGCGGATACCTGCAGAATCTGCTTAAGTAGGCCTACTTCCAGAcacaatttcagaaaaagatgaACTTGTTTAGTTGACGGTCCTTTTGTAGAGCTTTGCGAGCGGCGGTCTCTACGAGTTCTACACTTTCCATCTCGACCTGGAGCAAATGTTTGAGGACGACGGGGCAGAGACCAGGCTGCGCCTTCGCCGGATTCTGACCACGCCCCTACTGCCGCGCCCTCTTTTTACCCAAAACCGAAGCGTCGTCGAGGAGCGGCTCTTCCAGGTCTACCTGGGCGACGTGCCAGAGGACGTCCGCTTGGTTTCGCTCCGGCTCAACGGGCGCGAGGCGCCGTTCACCAACTCGTGTTCGGTCGCCGACGTCGCGCAACCCGCCCACGGCCACGGGTACTTGCTGAACGTATCATTTGACGATCCCGCCGTCACCCAGCAGGTAGACCCCTCGTTTGACTTAGTCGGCTGACGCGGTCCCACTCATGAGCGTTCTCCCTTAGTACTACGAAGTGTACCGAACTCTGCAGTACAGTGTGGACATCAACTACACGCTGAGTGTTCTGCCAGAAAACGAGCTCTACTACCACTCTGTGAGAGTCACGGCACTGGCTGGCCCCTGTGAGTCAAAGATTTGGATGAGTACAACGAACCCCCGTTTGAGTGGTTGGGGGAAAACAATTTTGAGCACTGATTGGATAATTGTGAATTCTGCGTCCGATTTTAGCTCCTCCAGTGCTGGATGCGGTCTGCTCGGAGTCGGGCATCCGCTTCAACGCGGACCGCTGGGCTTTCGACTTCCTGTGGTCCATCGGCGTGGGCTCTGTCACCCTGACGCCAGAGCTGGCAACGCAGCGGGGCTACAAGATGAGAAACGATAGTCAGAGACTGCAGCTGGACGTGCCGGTCTACTCTCAAGGCTTTCGCTACGAGGTTGGGGTGGCTTGGATCTGATACGATTCGGTCCCGGCTTGGAGAACTCCGGActgattatttttcttgttgttgtagGAAATCACCCTGAAGCGGTTCTTGGGCACTTTTGAGATCCTTATAAAAGAGCGTCTAACATCGGCTGTTCAGAGATCCATTACAAAGACTTGTCCTTTTGTGACCTCTGAACTTATTGGTAAGTAGGGCTGCAGTTAGAGTATTCTCCTGATTATCCCAGCGAagtcattgatttaaaaactagctttttatttcattaacacTATGGTCATGTGAGGTGGAGGTATTTGTCCACTTGGCATtttactgtagtatctgtgactgagtgacgggggggggggtctttttaGTGTGTTCAACTGACGGGAGGATGACCGTGGTGGCCGACTTGTCTCTGATGACCCCGAGCGGCGCGACCCCGTCCACAAGCAACCTACTGGATGTTTTCTGCGGCCCCGCAGAGGCAGATGACGCCAGGGCGCTTTTCTCTTTCCCGCTCAATAGCTGTGGCTCCAAAGTCAAGGTATTCGCACGACTAACTTGTGTGTGAATTCTGAAATGTTTCCTCCCCTTCTCCCTTTAGCTCAGCAAGGGTAACGTGATTTATCGCAACGAGATTTTCTACAGCAAGAATTCGGATGACTCAGAGGAGGCCAATGAGAGGTTTGTGTCAGCTGCCCTCACTCAAGTCCATTTAAGAGTCCAGTAAGCTCACACATTCTCGGGTCACTATCCacgaattcacctatttgcttaaaaaaaaaaatatatatatatatttaatgccGCCAAAGCCCCCGCATACACTaagcacatttaaactcattaaaactatttttaattgtaaGCCTAAATTGTATAGAAGAGTAatgtttgaatttctttttttttaagtgtgcaaAAAGGAGGCAGTGGTTTTATAGAGTATTGATTGTAagctactaacatgcattttgaacatgaatgctgtttaaatataggaaaacgAAAAGCTGCCTAAATTTTTcaaattctttatcctttgcgcaGAATGATTATTTCTGCTGAGATGTTGTCTCCGTATtggtattatactgcccccagatgACCAAAGCACACACCAGGAGCAGCAGCATaaccattgaattgaagcaaaaagttaaattttttttaattcttacaTTTTGTCTTTACAAAACTACAAGTGTTATTTCCCCCTCATTCAAATTGTAAATGTTGGCACCGAGATGCCACCAGTttgtattgctttggcctgagcacaaaaaaggTGACTTACAGGATGGGTTCCCCAAAACTCTGTGAATGCTGAACTCTGAGTGTGTGGGCGTACTGTACACTGTTGATCTGCTTCCAGGTTGGTGGTGCAGTGCTCGTATCCTCTGGAAGGCCTCCACCGGCTCTTCTCCACGTACAGGTTCGAGTCGGACGACCCGGGCACGGGTAGCATCTCCAGCGGGCGGCTCACGGCAGGATTCCGTGCCGCGGCTCTACGCGGTCCCGTCGCCACCGCGAGAGCGCTCCCCACGCCGCCGAAGACGACTGCCGCGAGGACCGCCGCGGCTCCGGTCCGGAAGCGTCTGGGCTCCAATCCCGGTGTGCACTACATCCGGGTGTCCAAACATGGCAAACCTCACCCTGATGTTCGAAAAGGTTAAGCAACCTTAAGTTGGTCAAATTGTCCTCCTGCAATAAAACGCCAAACTGTTAAATTTCTTCACACGAGCGAAAGGATGGAAGCGATtactgcattattattttttttaaccattcaaTAAAAGTGTATGAAATCTTAAGTGTTGTGagtcttatttattttaaaagaccACATAATTGCTTAAACTCAACTGTCAATGGTACACTTAAGATTTTGTCACatcctttattttgttttaggtACTCAAGCAGCTAaacaacactttaaaaaaataaaataatgtatgtgTCACCTTAGTTGTCACGTTCCCCTTCGCCCTTGCAGGTGCAACTGAAGCCACGCGAGGGCGCTACCGACGTGCAGTTTTGAACACGTTTCCTGCGCCGCAACTCTTTCGTGGAGTTTCTTCAGAACGTACACAACAACAGAAGTGTCGGGACCATGAGCGAGAAAGTTCGCGTCGGTGGCGTCCACGTCCGCCCGAAACCGAGACCCCGCCGTGCGGTGCAGCCGCCCTCCTGCAGCAGGCCTCGAGCCTGGCCCTGTACGTGGCTGCAGGTCTCGCCACCTCTCAAAATGGTCAATCCCCCTCTCGGATCCAAACTCGGGACAGGGACTCCTCGGAGGTCTTCTCCACTGAGTCCGCCCCGTGGGGAAGTATGATCCCCAACACTGTGAAACATTTGGGGGTAAGTGTCCACTGTCCAGATCCAGATGGAAGACTGCCAATAGATGTTGCATTGTTTTTCTCTCCCGAGAATTTATTAGTTAaaacgtatttttttttcatctcaaaTACATTGTACGGTAtcacaaagtttaaaaaaataaatacattgaagaCAATGTATTAATTGATTTTGTGTAAGCAAAACTGTTTACATCTTTACGTACACATTCAAAAAAGATTGTATAATAGTTTAAGTTGTGCTTTTACTACAGTCGATACATTAAATTGGTGGTTGATATATTCAGTGTTTAAGAAATGTTACATTTATatacacaaaatattttattgtattcagtgtaaaaaacaaatattaaatgttagtgCAGATGTAAATCCATTTTGCTTAATATctttttttacatatacagtacatgttagaACTGAATGAATTATTGTAttaactgtattaaaaaaaaaaacctggcctATGAATTTTGAAACTCAAATGTGGCCGTTGAGCACAACAACCGAATGTACAAATTTGCCGTCGTAATTTCCGACACATTCTCGATTTCGCTCTAGCCGGCATCGAGTCGCTTCCGGCTCAACACTCCCCCGCCGCTCATGTGCACAAGCCCCGCTCCTCCCAATCAAGCGGACCCCTTCCGGCGTGGGCCGCACGCGTTCAGGGACCTGGGCGGCCCCACGCAGATGTCCCGCGACGGTGTGCGGACGGTCCTCCAGCTGAGCCCGGAGGAGGACCAGGCGATCACTTGTCTCCTCAAACTGCGCTACCAAGGGCCGAAAGACTCTCAGGTAAAGTTGCGAAATATCGTTTTGGAAACTTTCCACGGGAATGAACGAGAATTGACTAAATCGAAGGTGGCCCGGGGTGGCTTCGGTCCGACGGACGAGGGGACGCCCGGCGCGCCAGCTGCGCCTCCGAGTGGTGCGGGATGGAAGGAGTTCAGGCAAATAGACGCCGTGGAGCATTATGAGGAATACCTGCTACCGATCCCGCCGCCATCCACGCATGAGCGACGTCCCTGACGCCGAGCACGTACGTCTTCCTGTCTCTTGGGGAACTAACAGAAACAACCTTGAGTACCCAAACAACCGTTCtgcttgttattgttgtttgacacttttataattACTGCGCGCACACATTAAAAATATCCACTTTACAGCATTGTGTTGGATTGTGTACATTCCATTTCAGTTTTAAAAGACTCAAGTAGTATAAATAATCGTCCATTTTATCACGAGTTTACGTGCATGATGAAACGTGGCCGGGAAAATGTCAATGTGGGCATCCTGATTAAAGTTTCTTGACGGTCGTGACCTGGCTGGCGGCCTGGGCGACTCGATAGCGCTCCTTCAGGTTGCGCCGCCTCAAGTGCTCGTTGGTGATCTCGATGATGTTGCTGACGGGGAACCAGCCCTTCTGGCCGTCCGACAGGCGGATGCCCTCGTACCAGCctgtagggggggggggccgcAGAGGGCGGCGAGCACACAAAAGGGGCAGGAAGGGGAAAAGCATTGTTCAtgcaggaaaagaaaaatcaataaaCTGCTAATGTGTTGGGGTGACGATTGCGGCGGTAATGAGGTTCAAAAGAGAAGCAAGAAGAGGGAGGGGGGTCCGGGTTAATGATAGCAGATGCAAAATCTCCCAAATACGTCCAGTCTATAATTCCAGTTTTCATTGGCAatcgaaaaaaataaagttattcaATATTTTGTAGTTTGCTTTGAATGtaacagtgattctcagtgtggtaaGCGAAAGAATCGGTGCCGAAgagcagttcagttgtatttaactttgaagttgaATACATTTGCAACTTTTTGTATTAAAACCTTTATTCAGATGCAGTTTTTATTAAACTTGTATTCCTTGTTTATATAAAGGATGAACTGATTGTGGCGGCTAACGCGCTAATGTAGCTTTACTCATAatctgtctcccccccccccccccgtttttgtgtgcgttagtcttaaaaacaaagaacaggATGAGTCCATTTTTCGTTTTGCgattgccaattgaaaatggaaagaacgaACGAGACACGGATTCTCCATCCTCCTTACCCTCGTTTGTTTTTCGTATGACGTTGACGATCTCAGTGGGCTCCAGGTTGAGCTCGTCGGCCTGTTGGGCCACGTACTGCTCCACGCATTGGACTTGAGGAcagtctgacacacacacacacaatgaatgcgTCAAGTAAAAAAACTAACTGCGTCACTGTTTGGTCCTAGACGTGCTCACCCCAGGCGTCGTAGACCACATCATCTTCCTCTTTGCTGGGGAAGGCTCCCATCCACCTGTGCATGTCTGGCCTGTCAGAAAACGTTTGTTGTGAAGACATTGAATCAAACGTGACACTCGGGGCTTGGAGATTCATCTAT is part of the Phyllopteryx taeniolatus isolate TA_2022b chromosome 23, UOR_Ptae_1.2, whole genome shotgun sequence genome and encodes:
- the sst5 gene encoding somatostatin-1, with protein sequence MLQRQARVLLVLLLSAGPLVRVSAGDPDAADRLAEGLGADAALDKALTRSLLLRLLYDAAARDEALPELGVGVALMRRHLPLSQRERKAGCRNFFWKTFTSC
- the zpax4 gene encoding zona pellucida protein AX 4, producing MAWIFDLWVVSLLSALADPVPDGVLDMECHDRSFVIAVDLSFAGDDARFEAVDGTGAYAITEPYAAKCGYTVTVSQPSGLVELRSSYFSCHTDKQDDRVFTFSFKLLVKREGDAVYTLNKTCSPALAWSPREVSCELNYMEVLVKSQVSCAAGKKDDNWNILRHAHNSSTSDWQVMFQRDEEEIAPMSLSDARKQGYAFEVTDGRFMFRAPYGQPDSFIAMVNNIPVEVVHATLFSRQRWLVIMVDLVAACSTHQGAYEDGGHVVFKTPEAPYPGPDVTRIRVGFDGADVVTENETVQIRIPLDIKGGLRKSFASGGLYEFYTFHLDLEQMFEDDGAETRLRLRRILTTPLLPRPLFTQNRSVVEERLFQVYLGDVPEDVRLVSLRLNGREAPFTNSCSVADVAQPAHGHGYLLNVSFDDPAVTQQYYEVYRTLQYSVDINYTLSVLPENELYYHSVRVTALAGPSPPVLDAVCSESGIRFNADRWAFDFLWSIGVGSVTLTPELATQRGYKMRNDSQRLQLDVPVYSQGFRYEEITLKRFLGTFEILIKERLTSAVQRSITKTCPFVTSELIVCSTDGRMTVVADLSLMTPSGATPSTSNLLDVFCGPAEADDARALFSFPLNSCGSKVKLSKGNVIYRNEIFYSKNSDDSEEANERLVVQCSYPLEGLHRLFSTYRFESDDPGTGSISSGRLTAGFRAAALRGPVATARALPTPPKTTAARTAAAPVRKRLGSNPGVHYIRVSKHGKPHPDVRKG
- the LOC133473009 gene encoding uncharacterized protein LOC133473009, which encodes MSEKVRVAALLQQASSLALYVAAGLATSQNGQSPSRIQTRDRDSSEVFSTESAPWGSMIPNTVKHLGPASSRFRLNTPPPLMCTSPAPPNQADPFRRGPHAFRDLGGPTQMSRDGVRTVLQLSPEEDQAITCLLKLRYQGPKDSQVKLRNIVLETFHGNERELTKSKVARGGFGPTDEGTPGAPAAPPSGAGWKEFRQIDAVEHYEEYLLPIPPPSTHERRP